The following coding sequences lie in one Acidimicrobiales bacterium genomic window:
- the ettA gene encoding energy-dependent translational throttle protein EttA: MSASSAQFIFTMRKVSRFYPPDREVLKDITLAFYPGAKIGVIGPNGSGKSSLLRIMAGLDEDFTGDAKLTQGFTVGMLEQEPHLDESKDVQGNVMDGVGETATLLARYDAVLAGWADPDADYEKLGAEQADLEAKIEAAGAWDLQRTIEIAMDALRLPPGDADVSTLSGGEKRRVALCRLLLSRPDLLLLDEPTNHLDAESVAWLERTLQDYSGTVVAITHDRYFLDNVAGWILELDRGRGHPFEGNYSSWLEQRRERLAQEDKADSARAKTLERELEWVRMGAKARQAKGKARLAAYDKLLAEAKAADGRASELEISIPSGQRLGDLVIQADHLAKGFDDHLLVEDLSFSLPPAGIVGVIGPNGAGKTTLFRMIVAAAEGDAEGPTAPDAGALTIGPTVDLAYVDQSRSSLDPEATVYEEITGGLDEVTVGGRVVNGRAYVASFNFKGSDQQKKVGTLSGGERNRVHLAKVLKTGGNVLLLDEPTNDLDVDTLRALEGGLESFPGCAVIISHDRWFLDRVATHVLAFEGDSQVRWFEGNFTEYEAFRKKELGAEADQPHRIKYKPLVRG, from the coding sequence ATGTCTGCTTCGAGCGCCCAGTTCATCTTCACCATGCGCAAGGTCAGCCGGTTCTACCCGCCCGATCGCGAGGTGCTGAAGGACATCACCCTCGCCTTCTACCCGGGCGCCAAGATCGGCGTCATCGGGCCCAACGGGTCGGGCAAGTCGTCGCTGCTGCGCATCATGGCCGGCCTCGACGAGGACTTCACCGGCGACGCCAAGCTCACCCAGGGCTTCACCGTCGGCATGCTCGAGCAGGAGCCGCACCTCGACGAGAGCAAGGACGTCCAGGGCAACGTCATGGACGGCGTGGGCGAGACCGCCACGCTGCTGGCCCGCTACGACGCCGTGCTGGCCGGCTGGGCCGACCCGGACGCCGACTACGAGAAGCTGGGCGCCGAGCAGGCCGACCTCGAGGCCAAGATCGAGGCCGCCGGCGCCTGGGACCTCCAGCGCACCATCGAGATCGCCATGGACGCCCTGCGCCTGCCCCCCGGCGACGCCGACGTCTCCACGCTCTCCGGCGGCGAGAAGCGCCGCGTCGCGCTCTGCCGCCTGCTGCTCTCCCGGCCGGACCTGCTGCTCCTCGACGAGCCCACCAACCACCTCGACGCCGAGTCGGTGGCGTGGCTCGAGCGCACCCTCCAGGACTACAGCGGCACCGTCGTGGCCATCACCCACGATCGCTACTTCCTCGACAACGTGGCCGGCTGGATCCTCGAGCTGGACCGCGGCCGTGGCCACCCGTTCGAGGGCAACTACAGCTCGTGGCTCGAGCAGCGCCGTGAGCGCCTCGCCCAGGAGGACAAGGCCGACTCGGCCCGGGCCAAGACCCTCGAGCGCGAGCTGGAATGGGTGCGCATGGGGGCCAAGGCTCGCCAGGCCAAGGGCAAGGCCCGCCTCGCCGCCTACGACAAGCTCCTGGCCGAGGCCAAAGCCGCCGACGGCCGGGCCAGCGAGCTCGAGATCTCGATCCCTTCGGGCCAGCGCCTGGGCGACCTGGTCATCCAAGCCGACCACCTGGCCAAAGGCTTCGACGACCACCTGCTCGTCGAGGACCTGTCGTTCTCGCTGCCGCCCGCCGGCATCGTCGGCGTCATCGGCCCCAACGGCGCCGGCAAGACCACGCTGTTCCGCATGATCGTGGCCGCCGCCGAGGGGGACGCCGAAGGCCCCACCGCACCCGACGCCGGCGCCCTCACCATCGGCCCCACCGTCGATCTCGCCTACGTCGACCAGTCCCGCTCCTCCCTCGACCCCGAGGCCACCGTCTACGAGGAGATCACCGGCGGCCTCGACGAGGTCACCGTCGGCGGCCGGGTCGTCAACGGCCGTGCCTATGTGGCGTCGTTCAACTTCAAGGGCTCCGACCAACAGAAGAAGGTCGGCACCCTGTCGGGCGGCGAGCGCAACCGCGTGCACCTCGCCAAGGTGCTGAAGACCGGCGGCAACGTGCTGTTGCTCGACGAGCCCACCAACGATCTCGACGTCGACACCCTGCGGGCCCTCGAAGGGGGCCTCGAGTCGTTCCCCGGCTGCGCGGTGATCATCAGCCACGACCGCTGGTTCCTCGACCGGGTGGCCACCCACGTGCTGGCCTTCGAGGGGGACTCCCAGGTCCGCTGGTTCGAGGGCAACTTCACCGAATACGAGGCCTTCCGCAAGAAGGAGCTCGGCGCCGAGGCCGACCAGCCCCACCGCATCAAGTACAAGCCCCTCGTCCGCGGCTGA
- the cysC gene encoding adenylyl-sulfate kinase: MASENVVWHQSDLPRADRWAALGVRGATLWFTGLSGSGKSTVAVAVERRLLEAGAPAYLLDGDNLRHGLNGDLGFSADDRSENVRRVGEVARLFADAGVVALVPLISPYRADRDRSRAAHEAAGVPFYEVFVNTPIEECEARDPKGLYAKARAGEITGFTGIDDPYEAPVTPDLELTPADGDPAAQAQLVLDLLHRTGSPA; this comes from the coding sequence ATGGCCAGCGAGAACGTGGTGTGGCACCAGTCCGACCTGCCACGGGCCGATCGCTGGGCCGCGCTCGGGGTGCGGGGAGCGACGCTCTGGTTCACCGGACTCTCTGGTTCCGGCAAGTCCACCGTGGCGGTGGCCGTCGAGCGTCGCCTGCTCGAAGCCGGCGCCCCCGCGTACCTGCTGGACGGCGACAACCTTCGGCACGGCCTCAACGGCGACCTCGGCTTCAGCGCCGACGACCGGTCCGAGAACGTCCGTCGCGTCGGCGAGGTGGCCCGGCTCTTCGCCGATGCCGGCGTCGTCGCCCTGGTGCCGCTCATCAGCCCCTACCGGGCTGACCGCGACCGCTCCCGGGCCGCCCACGAGGCCGCCGGGGTCCCGTTCTACGAGGTCTTCGTGAACACCCCCATCGAGGAGTGCGAGGCCCGGGACCCGAAGGGTCTCTACGCCAAGGCGCGGGCCGGCGAGATCACCGGCTTCACCGGCATCGACGACCCCTACGAGGCGCCCGTCACGCCCGATCTCGAGCTGACCCCCGCCGACGGCGACCCCGCCGCGCAGGCGCAGCTCGTGCTCGACCTGTTGCACCGCACCGGTTCGCCGGCCTGA
- a CDS encoding 3'(2'),5'-bisphosphate nucleotidase CysQ, with amino-acid sequence MPATAADHALAHRLATEAGELLVALRDRLTAAGETPAALKAEGDRQAHELLMAGLADAAPADAVLSEEGKDDHARLSASRVWIVDPLDGTREFSEVPRTDWAVHVALVEGGSPIAGAVALPAQGVTLSTEVPPPLAPAVDGPPRLVVSRTRPPAAAQQLAEALDGVLVEMGSAGAKAMAVVQGEVDIYAHSGGQYEWDSCAPVAVAAAAGLHTSRLDGSPLLYNQEDVYLPDLLICRPELAERALTILNS; translated from the coding sequence ATGCCTGCTACCGCCGCTGACCACGCCCTCGCCCACCGGTTGGCCACCGAGGCGGGCGAGCTGCTCGTCGCCCTGCGCGACCGGCTCACCGCCGCCGGAGAGACGCCGGCCGCGCTCAAGGCCGAGGGCGACCGCCAGGCGCACGAGCTGCTCATGGCCGGCCTGGCCGACGCCGCCCCCGCCGATGCCGTGCTCTCTGAGGAGGGAAAGGACGATCACGCCCGGCTCTCGGCTTCCCGGGTCTGGATCGTCGACCCCCTCGACGGCACCCGGGAGTTCAGCGAGGTGCCCCGGACCGACTGGGCCGTGCACGTGGCGCTCGTCGAAGGCGGCAGCCCCATCGCCGGGGCCGTGGCCCTGCCGGCGCAGGGCGTCACCCTCAGCACCGAGGTGCCGCCCCCGCTCGCCCCTGCCGTGGACGGTCCCCCTCGCCTCGTGGTGAGCCGTACCCGTCCGCCGGCGGCGGCGCAGCAGCTCGCCGAGGCCCTCGACGGCGTGCTCGTGGAGATGGGCTCGGCCGGGGCCAAGGCCATGGCCGTGGTCCAGGGCGAGGTCGACATCTACGCCCACTCGGGCGGCCAGTACGAGTGGGACTCGTGCGCCCCGGTGGCCGTCGCCGCCGCCGCCGGGCTGCACACCTCGCGGCTCGACGGGTCGCCCCTCCTCTACAACCAGGAAGACGTGTACCTGCCCGACCTGCTCATCTGCCGCCCCGAACTGGCCGAGCGCGCCCTCACCATCCTCAACTCCTGA
- a CDS encoding enoyl-CoA hydratase/isomerase family protein encodes MDLKVVRYDVDSGVATVTLDRPHRLNAWTGRMHEEYRWVLAQAEDDPAVRAIVVTGAGRGFCAGADAAALDGHVAAGAYDSGVRSPLAEPGYGVRPEFDHAFAFHYGMATPVIAAINGPAAGVGLVLACFADLRFAAADAKLTTASGRLGLPAEYGLSWVLPRLVGVGHATDLLLSSRVVLGDEAERMGLVNRAVPGDELLDVTYDYARRLATEVSPRATATAKRQIYTDLHGDVGTAVERAEELLEQMVTEPDFAAGVAALRRKQRPTFAHRTPS; translated from the coding sequence ATGGACCTCAAGGTGGTGCGCTACGACGTCGACAGCGGCGTGGCCACCGTGACCCTCGACCGACCGCACCGCCTCAACGCGTGGACCGGCCGCATGCACGAGGAGTACCGCTGGGTGCTGGCGCAGGCCGAGGACGACCCGGCCGTGCGGGCCATCGTGGTCACCGGCGCCGGACGCGGGTTCTGCGCCGGAGCCGACGCCGCCGCGCTCGACGGCCACGTCGCCGCCGGCGCCTACGACAGCGGGGTCCGATCCCCCTTGGCCGAGCCCGGTTACGGCGTGCGCCCCGAGTTCGACCACGCCTTCGCCTTCCACTACGGCATGGCCACGCCCGTGATCGCCGCGATCAACGGCCCCGCGGCCGGCGTCGGCCTGGTGCTCGCCTGCTTCGCCGACCTGCGCTTCGCGGCGGCCGACGCCAAGCTCACGACTGCGTCGGGGCGACTCGGCCTGCCCGCCGAGTACGGCCTGTCGTGGGTGCTGCCCCGGCTCGTGGGCGTGGGCCACGCCACCGACCTGCTCCTGTCGAGCCGGGTGGTACTGGGCGACGAGGCCGAGCGGATGGGGCTCGTCAACCGGGCGGTGCCGGGCGACGAGCTCCTCGACGTGACCTACGACTACGCCCGGCGGCTGGCCACCGAGGTCTCCCCGCGGGCGACGGCGACGGCCAAGCGCCAGATCTACACCGACCTGCACGGCGACGTGGGCACCGCCGTGGAACGAGCAGAGGAGCTCTTGGAGCAGATGGTGACCGAACCCGACTTCGCCGCAGGAGTCGCAGCACTCCGCCGGAAGCAGCGGCCGACCTTCGCGCACCGGACCCCGTCGTGA
- the cysN gene encoding sulfate adenylyltransferase subunit CysN: protein MELLRLATAGSVDDGKSTLIGRLLYDSKAIFEDQLEAVERTSRDRGDTYVDLALLTDGLRAEREQGITIDVAYRYFATPRRKFIIADTPGHLQYTRNMVTGASTANLALVLIDARKGILEQSRRHAFIASLLRIPHLVLCVNKMDLVDYDQAVFERIKDEFREFAARLDISDLTFIPISALNGDNVVDRSANMPWYEGTSLLHHLEEVHIASDRNLQDVRLPVQYVLRPKSDEFHDYRGYAGTLAGGVLKPGDDVVALPSGFATKVARIDTFDGPVDEAFSPMAVSVLLEDEIDISRGDMICRPQNRPETGQDIDATICWMSESSILAPGAKLALKHTTRSVRALVKDLHYRLDINTLHRDEAASELTLNEIGRVSLRTTAPLFYDEYRRNRTTGSFILIDEATNETVGAGMILGPTS from the coding sequence ATGGAACTCCTCCGACTCGCCACCGCGGGCTCCGTCGACGACGGCAAGTCCACCCTCATCGGCCGCCTCCTCTACGACTCGAAGGCCATCTTCGAGGACCAGCTCGAGGCGGTCGAGCGCACCAGCCGGGACCGGGGCGACACCTACGTCGATCTCGCCCTGCTCACCGACGGCCTGCGGGCCGAGCGCGAGCAGGGCATCACCATCGACGTGGCCTACCGCTACTTCGCCACCCCCCGCCGCAAGTTCATCATCGCGGACACCCCCGGGCACCTGCAGTACACGCGCAACATGGTCACCGGCGCGTCCACCGCGAACCTGGCGCTGGTGCTGATCGACGCCCGCAAGGGCATCCTCGAGCAGTCCCGCCGCCACGCCTTCATCGCGTCGCTGCTGCGCATTCCGCACCTCGTGCTGTGCGTCAACAAGATGGACCTCGTCGACTACGACCAGGCCGTCTTCGAGCGCATCAAGGACGAGTTCCGCGAGTTCGCCGCCCGCCTCGACATCAGCGACCTCACCTTCATCCCCATCTCCGCGCTGAACGGGGACAACGTCGTCGACCGCTCGGCCAACATGCCCTGGTACGAGGGCACGTCGCTGCTGCACCACCTGGAGGAGGTGCACATCGCGTCCGACCGCAACCTCCAGGACGTGCGCCTGCCCGTCCAGTACGTGCTGCGCCCGAAGAGCGACGAGTTCCACGACTACCGCGGCTACGCCGGCACGCTGGCGGGCGGGGTGCTCAAGCCCGGCGACGACGTGGTGGCCCTGCCGTCGGGCTTCGCCACCAAGGTGGCGCGCATCGACACCTTCGACGGACCGGTCGACGAGGCCTTCAGCCCCATGGCCGTCTCGGTGCTGCTGGAGGACGAGATCGACATCTCGCGCGGCGACATGATCTGCCGCCCCCAGAACCGCCCCGAGACGGGGCAGGACATCGACGCCACCATCTGCTGGATGTCCGAGTCGTCCATCCTGGCGCCGGGGGCCAAGCTCGCCCTGAAGCACACCACCCGCTCGGTGCGCGCCCTCGTCAAGGACCTGCACTACCGCCTCGACATCAACACGCTGCACCGCGACGAGGCGGCGAGCGAGCTCACCCTCAACGAGATCGGCCGGGTGAGCCTCCGCACCACGGCGCCGCTGTTCTACGACGAGTACCGGCGCAACCGCACCACCGGCAGCTTCATCCTCATCGACGAGGCCACGAACGAGACGGTGGGCGCGGGCATGATCCTCGGCCCCACCAGCTGA
- a CDS encoding SHOCT domain-containing protein, with protein sequence MGLVDDLNRLSDLHASGQLSDEEFEDAKTRLIRESTGTYTPPEAPVGTGDTAAGPATSSPYDPTLSPPTPPSFSEVAAGTTGAVAGAAGAGGSAVAPPPPGSTSVHQAPSTVITSGLGTGGVSLGALPPTGRLRTRAQGLTSPGAVEPKRSAKGTFLASLGCLTIVIVFVALMVASAGVAMFPGLARLSAPFLCEAPFDHSYVDITSSNPVPGETYIEWELQCYNDRGAIDAQSQFTVMGIVFVETVVVLFALFFLIILIARILRRVKGGGGGPDQVQPVPPAGSLDDLSGGGPTAGFPAGGPVINPPS encoded by the coding sequence ATGGGCCTCGTCGACGACCTCAACCGGCTGAGCGACCTCCACGCGTCCGGGCAACTCTCCGACGAGGAGTTCGAGGACGCCAAGACCCGCCTCATCCGCGAGTCCACGGGCACCTACACGCCGCCGGAAGCGCCGGTCGGCACCGGCGACACCGCCGCCGGCCCGGCCACCAGCTCGCCGTACGACCCCACCCTCTCGCCGCCCACTCCACCCTCGTTCAGCGAGGTCGCGGCCGGGACCACGGGCGCGGTCGCCGGAGCGGCCGGCGCCGGGGGCTCGGCCGTGGCGCCCCCGCCCCCGGGCAGCACCTCGGTGCACCAGGCGCCGTCGACGGTGATCACCTCGGGGTTGGGGACCGGGGGCGTCAGCCTCGGGGCCCTGCCGCCGACCGGACGTCTGCGCACCCGCGCGCAGGGGCTCACCTCGCCCGGTGCGGTCGAGCCGAAGCGCAGCGCCAAGGGCACCTTCCTGGCCAGCCTCGGCTGTCTCACCATCGTCATCGTGTTCGTGGCCCTGATGGTGGCCAGCGCCGGCGTGGCGATGTTCCCCGGCCTCGCCCGGCTCAGCGCCCCGTTCCTCTGCGAGGCACCGTTCGACCACAGCTACGTCGACATCACCTCGAGCAACCCGGTGCCCGGCGAGACCTACATCGAGTGGGAGCTCCAGTGCTACAACGACCGCGGCGCCATCGATGCCCAGAGCCAGTTCACGGTGATGGGCATCGTCTTCGTCGAGACGGTCGTCGTCCTGTTCGCCCTCTTCTTCCTGATCATCCTCATCGCCCGCATTCTGCGGCGGGTGAAGGGTGGGGGCGGGGGTCCCGACCAGGTGCAGCCGGTGCCTCCCGCGGGCTCGCTCGACGATCTGAGCGGCGGCGGGCCCACGGCCGGGTTCCCGGCGGGCGGGCCCGTCATCAACCCGCCCAGCTGA
- a CDS encoding M20/M25/M40 family metallo-hydrolase has protein sequence MPAADTVTAEVTDLLQNLIRNACVNDGTEASGQEVRSADLLATYLEGPGLDLERYEAAPGRTSLVGRIEGTDPEAPTLLLMGHTDVVPVTPSGWSRDPFGGELVDGEVWGRGAVDMLNLTASMATAFKYLARDGFRPKGTLIYLAVADEEANATYGAGHLVEHELDAVQADYVITESGGIPIPSPTGLKLPVIVGEKGLHGVHLKISGTPGHGSQPFKTDNALVTAAEVVRRIAEHQPATQIHDIWRAFLEGMEYPEELVAPLLDPEQLMGALDFLPVGMARQFHACTHTTMAPTVVHGGTKINVIPDEVVLQVDIRTLPGQTAADIDAILADALGDLADRVTITVDSDDPSSSSPVDTPLWDSLARLTPRWYGESKLVPFLTVGATDGRFFRRRGVPAYGFGLFSEKLTIEDFGDMFHGNDERVDQDSLRLSTELWDAVARDFLA, from the coding sequence CTGCCTGCCGCCGACACCGTCACCGCGGAGGTCACGGACCTCCTTCAGAACCTGATCCGCAACGCGTGCGTGAACGACGGGACCGAGGCGTCCGGGCAGGAGGTGCGCAGCGCCGACCTGCTCGCCACGTACCTGGAGGGCCCCGGCCTCGACCTCGAGCGCTACGAGGCCGCCCCGGGGCGCACCAGCCTCGTCGGGCGCATCGAGGGCACCGACCCCGAGGCGCCCACCTTGCTGCTCATGGGCCACACCGACGTCGTGCCCGTCACGCCCTCCGGGTGGAGCCGCGACCCCTTCGGCGGCGAGCTGGTGGACGGCGAGGTGTGGGGCCGGGGCGCGGTCGACATGTTGAACCTCACCGCCTCGATGGCCACCGCGTTCAAGTACCTCGCCCGCGACGGCTTTCGACCCAAGGGCACGCTGATCTACCTGGCCGTGGCCGACGAGGAGGCCAACGCCACCTACGGCGCCGGCCATCTGGTCGAGCACGAGCTCGACGCCGTCCAGGCCGACTACGTCATCACCGAGTCGGGCGGTATCCCCATCCCGTCGCCCACCGGCCTCAAGCTGCCGGTGATCGTGGGGGAGAAGGGCCTGCACGGCGTGCACCTCAAGATCAGCGGCACCCCGGGGCACGGCTCACAGCCCTTCAAGACCGACAACGCGTTGGTCACCGCGGCCGAGGTCGTTCGCCGCATCGCCGAGCACCAGCCCGCCACGCAGATCCACGACATCTGGCGGGCCTTCCTCGAGGGCATGGAGTACCCCGAGGAGCTCGTGGCGCCCCTGCTCGACCCCGAGCAGCTCATGGGCGCCCTCGACTTCCTCCCGGTGGGCATGGCCCGCCAGTTCCACGCCTGCACCCACACGACGATGGCGCCGACGGTCGTGCACGGCGGGACCAAGATCAACGTCATCCCCGACGAGGTCGTCCTCCAGGTCGACATCCGCACCCTGCCCGGGCAGACCGCGGCCGACATCGACGCCATCCTCGCCGACGCCCTCGGCGACCTCGCCGACCGGGTCACCATCACGGTGGACAGCGACGATCCGTCCAGCTCGTCGCCGGTGGACACGCCGCTCTGGGACAGCCTCGCCCGCCTCACCCCCCGCTGGTACGGCGAGTCGAAGCTGGTGCCCTTCCTCACCGTGGGCGCCACCGACGGCCGCTTCTTCCGCCGCCGCGGCGTCCCCGCCTACGGCTTCGGCCTGTTCAGCGAGAAGCTCACGATCGAGGACTTCGGCGACATGTTCCACGGCAACGACGAGCGTGTCGACCAGGACTCACTGCGCCTGTCCACCGAGCTCTGGGACGCCGTCGCCCGCGACTTCCTGGCATGA
- a CDS encoding RNB domain-containing ribonuclease translates to MPRLHLPHTTPAEFAAGLAAIRAELDVPASFPVAVEAAAETAAARAPGEGASRVDRRDLELVTVDPPGSRDLDQAYGAERRGSGYRVHYAIADVAAFVAPGGALDGESRARGVTLYLPDGRAPLYPPALAEGAGSLLPEVDRPAVLWTLDLDQRGVPVDVGVARATVRSRRQLDYRSVQAAVDDGSAAPALLLLREVGLLREERERDRGGVSLNLPSQAVEREADGTFALRYDGPLPAEGWNEQISLLTGMAAAELMLDAGVGIVRTLPPAGPEVFDSLRESARALGVDWPADRSYPEFVRGLDPHVPAHAALMTQSARVLRGASYAAFDGATPEQPLHAAIAAPYAHVTAPLRRLADRFANEVVLAAEAGARPPAWVLDALPVLPEVMDAAHRHERALERAVVDFLEAAVLAPRVGEEFPAVVTSAGRGRATVQLREPAVLASVEDPSMAPGSEVRLRLDAADLVARTVTFSVAAGA, encoded by the coding sequence GTGCCCCGGCTCCACCTCCCCCACACGACGCCGGCGGAGTTCGCCGCGGGCCTCGCGGCCATCCGGGCCGAGCTGGACGTCCCGGCCTCGTTCCCCGTCGCCGTCGAGGCCGCGGCCGAAACGGCCGCCGCGCGCGCCCCGGGCGAGGGTGCGTCCCGCGTCGATCGCCGGGACCTCGAGCTGGTGACCGTCGACCCTCCCGGAAGCCGGGACCTCGACCAGGCGTACGGCGCCGAGCGGCGGGGGAGCGGCTACCGCGTGCACTACGCCATCGCCGACGTGGCCGCCTTCGTCGCCCCCGGCGGGGCCCTCGACGGCGAGAGCCGTGCCCGAGGGGTCACCCTCTACCTGCCTGACGGCCGGGCCCCGCTCTACCCGCCGGCGTTGGCGGAGGGGGCGGGCAGCCTGCTGCCCGAGGTCGATCGGCCTGCGGTCCTGTGGACCCTGGACCTCGATCAGCGCGGCGTGCCGGTGGACGTGGGCGTGGCGCGCGCGACGGTCCGCAGTCGTCGCCAGCTGGACTACCGGTCGGTGCAGGCCGCGGTCGACGACGGCTCGGCGGCGCCGGCCCTGCTGTTGCTGCGGGAGGTCGGGCTCCTCCGTGAGGAGCGGGAGCGGGACCGGGGCGGCGTGAGCCTGAACCTGCCCTCGCAGGCCGTCGAGCGGGAGGCCGACGGCACCTTCGCCCTGCGCTACGACGGGCCCCTGCCGGCCGAGGGGTGGAACGAGCAGATCTCGCTGCTCACGGGCATGGCTGCCGCCGAACTCATGCTCGACGCCGGCGTGGGGATCGTGCGCACCCTTCCGCCGGCGGGGCCCGAGGTGTTCGACTCGCTGCGCGAGAGCGCCCGTGCCCTGGGCGTGGACTGGCCCGCCGACCGCTCGTACCCCGAGTTCGTGCGAGGCCTCGATCCACACGTGCCCGCTCACGCCGCCCTGATGACGCAGTCGGCCCGGGTGCTGCGGGGCGCGTCCTACGCCGCCTTCGACGGTGCGACGCCCGAGCAGCCGCTGCACGCCGCCATCGCCGCGCCATACGCCCACGTCACCGCCCCGCTGCGCCGCCTCGCCGATCGATTCGCGAACGAGGTGGTGCTCGCCGCGGAGGCGGGAGCGCGTCCGCCGGCCTGGGTGCTCGACGCGCTCCCGGTTCTCCCCGAGGTGATGGACGCGGCGCACCGTCACGAGCGGGCGCTGGAGCGGGCCGTGGTCGACTTCCTCGAGGCCGCCGTCCTCGCTCCCCGCGTCGGCGAGGAGTTCCCCGCGGTGGTCACCAGTGCCGGCCGGGGCCGGGCCACCGTGCAGCTGCGCGAGCCGGCCGTCCTCGCCTCGGTGGAGGACCCGTCGATGGCACCCGGCTCCGAAGTGCGCCTCCGCCTCGACGCCGCCGACCTCGTGGCCCGCACCGTCACCTTCTCCGTGGCCGCCGGCGCCTGA
- the cysD gene encoding sulfate adenylyltransferase subunit CysD: MHYELSHLRALEAEAIHIMREVGAEFERPVLLFSGGKDSIVMLRLAEKAFWPCPLPFPVMHVDTGHNFDEVIAFRDKRVAELGARLVVASVQESIDSGRVREETGPRASRNRLQTTTLLDAIETHEFDAAFGGARRDEEKARAKERVFSFRDDFGQWDPKNQRPELWNLYNGRHRKGEHIRVFPLSNWTELDIWQYIAEEGIEIPEIYYAHRREVFRRDGMLLAVGPYVTLAEDEEPFEMVVRYRTVGDASCTGAVESSADTIDKVIAEVAATRITERGATRADDRVSEAAMEDRKREGYF; encoded by the coding sequence ATGCACTACGAGCTCTCCCACCTGCGCGCCCTCGAGGCCGAGGCCATCCACATCATGCGGGAGGTCGGCGCCGAATTCGAGCGCCCCGTCCTGCTGTTCTCGGGTGGCAAGGACTCGATCGTCATGCTCCGCCTGGCGGAGAAGGCGTTCTGGCCGTGCCCCCTGCCCTTCCCGGTGATGCACGTCGACACCGGCCACAACTTCGACGAGGTGATCGCCTTCCGGGACAAGCGGGTCGCCGAGCTCGGCGCCCGCCTCGTGGTGGCCTCCGTGCAGGAGTCGATCGACTCCGGTCGGGTCCGTGAGGAGACCGGCCCCCGCGCTTCGCGCAACCGCCTCCAGACCACCACCCTGCTCGACGCCATCGAGACCCACGAGTTCGACGCCGCCTTCGGCGGGGCGCGCCGCGACGAGGAGAAGGCCAGGGCCAAGGAGCGGGTGTTCTCGTTCCGGGACGACTTCGGCCAGTGGGACCCGAAGAACCAGCGCCCCGAGCTGTGGAACCTCTACAACGGCCGACACCGCAAGGGTGAGCACATCCGGGTCTTCCCGCTGTCGAACTGGACCGAGCTCGACATCTGGCAGTACATCGCCGAAGAGGGCATCGAGATCCCCGAGATCTACTACGCGCATCGCCGCGAGGTGTTCCGCCGCGACGGCATGCTGCTGGCCGTCGGCCCCTACGTCACGCTCGCCGAGGACGAGGAGCCGTTCGAGATGGTCGTCCGCTATCGCACCGTCGGCGACGCCTCGTGCACGGGTGCGGTCGAGTCCAGCGCCGACACCATCGACAAGGTGATCGCCGAGGTGGCCGCCACCCGTATCACCGAGCGCGGCGCCACCCGCGCCGACGACCGGGTCTCCGAGGCCGCCATGGAAGACCGCAAGCGCGAGGGGTACTTCTAG